In Pseudoalteromonas marina, a genomic segment contains:
- the dapE gene encoding succinyl-diaminopimelate desuccinylase encodes MSLVVSQQAVTSQRLNAELINKLQTLIKFKSVTPNQAGAIDWLVEQLCELGFCCEKFTSSGVTNLIAHIKFNKGPCVAFSGHIDVVPADNGDWLTPPFDGRIIDGVIYGRGAADMKGGVAAMLTATKKLINNTSSKVGTFYWLITSDEEGEAEFGSAQIANKLSSNGVVLDGCIVGEPTSSTHVGDTIKNGRRGALSARILVKGRAGHVAYPQNTINAAHISAQIVNKLSEQAWHLDDAGSKTTLQVTGINIDNVVDNLVPSHCEITFNIRYSHRYSSEKIKSILNNSLDEFSRYITINWERPCEPYYTQPKSKWSLITCVEQAIHSQTGNYPVLSTSGGTSDGRFFANSHTQVIECGLRNHTIHQVNEHVSIDDLIKVEAIYYDLLSRIYIER; translated from the coding sequence ATGTCTTTAGTTGTTTCACAACAAGCAGTCACTTCTCAAAGGTTAAACGCCGAATTAATAAATAAATTACAAACGCTTATCAAATTTAAATCAGTGACGCCGAATCAAGCCGGCGCAATAGATTGGCTGGTTGAGCAGTTATGTGAGCTAGGTTTTTGCTGTGAAAAGTTTACGAGTAGTGGTGTCACTAACTTAATTGCGCATATTAAATTCAATAAGGGACCGTGTGTCGCTTTTTCAGGGCACATTGATGTGGTTCCCGCAGATAATGGTGACTGGCTAACCCCTCCGTTTGATGGAAGAATAATTGATGGGGTAATTTACGGAAGAGGTGCCGCTGATATGAAAGGGGGTGTGGCAGCGATGCTAACTGCGACAAAAAAATTAATAAATAACACATCATCAAAAGTGGGGACTTTTTATTGGCTCATTACCTCTGATGAAGAAGGCGAGGCTGAGTTTGGCTCTGCGCAAATAGCCAATAAGCTTTCTTCAAATGGGGTTGTTTTAGACGGATGTATTGTAGGCGAGCCAACGAGTTCGACACATGTTGGCGATACAATTAAAAACGGTCGACGCGGTGCACTTTCAGCACGTATTCTGGTAAAGGGCAGGGCAGGTCATGTAGCTTATCCTCAAAATACCATTAACGCCGCACATATTAGTGCCCAAATAGTCAATAAATTGAGTGAACAAGCGTGGCACTTAGATGACGCAGGCTCAAAAACAACACTGCAAGTTACAGGCATAAATATTGACAATGTGGTCGATAATTTAGTCCCTAGTCACTGCGAGATAACATTTAATATTCGCTATAGCCATCGGTACAGCAGTGAAAAAATTAAATCGATATTGAACAATTCGTTGGATGAATTTTCACGTTACATAACGATTAATTGGGAGCGTCCATGTGAACCATACTATACCCAACCTAAGAGCAAGTGGAGTTTAATTACTTGTGTTGAACAAGCCATACATAGTCAAACTGGAAACTACCCAGTTCTAAGTACCAGTGGTGGCACATCTGACGGTCGTTTTTTTGCTAACAGCCACACTCAAGTAATTGAATGTGGGCTAAGAAACCATACAATTCACCAGGTTAATGAGCACGTATCTATTGATGACTTAATAAAAGTTGAAGCAATTTATTATGACTTACTTTCACGTATTTATATAGAACGATAA
- a CDS encoding lysophospholipid acyltransferase family protein, which translates to MISVDKVIAANLPQLESSPKVKSLVKKGLGYLLHEQEFVAFADTYPHLQGLEFVEQVLDELNFDTRYKPKQIEHIPSEGKLIIVANHPIGSLDALALIKVLSSVRKDLKVVANRMLMSVTPMHDLLLPVNNLSGTSKKQELYNIHQHLKNEGVLLIFPAGEVSRLSPTGIKDCKWNSGFLRMAKKANCPILPIYIKAKNSPLFYGTSIIYKPLASLLLVKEMFKQRQKSLEFEIGASIPPASYLIENLKDKEIVNLIRKQLYRLTTKKTLPLKTQTPIAVPECRKELKKAIDACQLLGETQDGMHIHLYQYTGSSPIFRELGRLREIAFRAVGEGSGKRRDIDKYDMDYQHLVLWDPTQLELVGAYRLACAKEIIDKHGRKGLYTDSLFTYSTEMGPYLEQGIELGRSFVQPKYWGRKSLDYLWYGIGAFVKNYPQYRYLFGAVSVSNTLPDPAKAMLVYYYQHYYKTDEVLATPNNEFKLSEHELAQCDMIFCKNDVKEDFVELKHVLANMGAQVPTLFKQYTELCKPGGVKFLSFSVDPDFNNCIDGLVLVDLQNVKDNKAKRYLS; encoded by the coding sequence ATGATCAGTGTTGATAAAGTAATTGCAGCAAACTTACCACAATTAGAAAGCTCACCAAAAGTAAAAAGCCTAGTAAAAAAGGGATTAGGCTATTTACTACATGAACAAGAGTTTGTGGCCTTTGCCGACACCTATCCTCATTTACAAGGGCTAGAATTTGTTGAACAAGTTCTCGATGAGCTCAATTTTGATACACGTTACAAGCCAAAGCAAATAGAGCATATTCCTAGCGAAGGTAAATTAATTATTGTTGCAAACCACCCTATAGGCTCTTTAGATGCGCTTGCATTAATTAAAGTGCTCTCAAGCGTAAGAAAAGATTTAAAGGTTGTTGCTAACCGTATGCTTATGTCGGTGACTCCAATGCACGACTTACTTTTACCTGTAAATAACTTATCTGGCACAAGTAAAAAACAAGAGCTTTATAATATTCACCAGCATTTAAAAAATGAGGGGGTATTATTGATATTTCCCGCTGGTGAAGTATCACGGCTGAGCCCTACAGGTATCAAAGATTGTAAATGGAACAGCGGTTTTTTGCGCATGGCAAAAAAAGCCAATTGCCCTATATTACCTATTTATATAAAAGCTAAAAACAGCCCATTATTTTATGGGACTTCAATAATTTACAAACCCTTAGCAAGCTTATTACTAGTAAAAGAAATGTTTAAACAACGCCAGAAATCGTTAGAGTTTGAAATTGGTGCGTCTATTCCTCCAGCGTCATACCTCATAGAAAATTTAAAAGATAAAGAGATTGTTAATTTAATACGAAAGCAACTGTATCGCCTAACAACTAAAAAAACCTTACCACTTAAAACACAAACTCCTATTGCTGTTCCTGAGTGTAGGAAAGAGCTTAAAAAAGCAATAGATGCGTGTCAGCTTCTGGGGGAAACACAAGATGGTATGCATATTCATTTATATCAATATACGGGTAGCTCACCTATTTTTAGAGAGCTAGGTAGGTTGAGAGAAATAGCTTTTAGAGCTGTAGGTGAAGGCAGTGGAAAACGCCGTGATATTGATAAGTACGATATGGACTATCAACACTTAGTTCTTTGGGACCCAACACAATTAGAGCTGGTAGGCGCGTATAGGCTAGCTTGCGCTAAAGAAATAATTGATAAACATGGCCGTAAAGGGCTGTATACCGACAGTTTATTTACTTATAGCACTGAAATGGGCCCCTACCTAGAGCAAGGAATTGAACTTGGTCGTAGCTTTGTTCAGCCAAAATATTGGGGACGTAAAAGCCTAGATTACCTGTGGTACGGCATTGGCGCATTTGTTAAAAACTACCCACAATATCGTTATTTATTTGGCGCTGTTAGCGTGTCTAATACGTTACCTGACCCGGCAAAGGCCATGCTAGTGTATTACTATCAGCATTATTATAAAACCGATGAAGTACTTGCGACTCCAAACAATGAATTCAAACTAAGCGAACATGAACTTGCGCAGTGTGACATGATTTTTTGCAAAAACGACGTTAAAGAAGACTTTGTAGAACTAAAGCATGTGCTTGCTAATATGGGTGCGCAAGTTCCCACTTTATTTAAACAATATACAGAGCTATGCAAACCTGGTGGGGTGAAATTTTTAAGTTTTAGCGTAGATCCCGACTTTAACAATTGCATTGATGGTTTAGTATTGGTTGACTTGCAAAATGTTAAAGATAACAAAGCAAAGCGATACTTAAGCTAA
- a CDS encoding 2-hydroxyacid dehydrogenase, with translation MSVLVAITGRDNTKLIAQLQARLPSTKIQQWPDCNNLEAIDFVLAWKAPHDMWAKLPNLKAVSSFGAGVDSIDLNLLGDDVDVVRIVDEKLAQDMAEYVLTHVLAQKLRLKEYFIKQMQHQWKPKRAYQQNNVGILGFGELGKACAKRLIANNFTVNAWAHTHKTSNTVNLFYGEQGLKKMLCNIDYLVCLLPLTNKTKGIINKSTISLLPNHAVIINVARGDHVIETDLLNALEDNSLRAAVIDVFEHEPLSKEHPYWQHDKITLTPHCAALSDINSVAAQIAENVERLQQGITLNNRIDRTKGY, from the coding sequence ATGTCGGTATTAGTAGCAATTACAGGGCGAGATAACACAAAGTTAATAGCGCAATTACAAGCCCGATTACCCTCTACAAAAATACAGCAGTGGCCAGATTGCAATAATCTAGAAGCTATTGATTTTGTATTAGCATGGAAAGCACCGCACGATATGTGGGCAAAGTTGCCAAACCTTAAAGCGGTATCGTCATTTGGTGCGGGTGTAGACAGTATTGATTTAAATTTGCTTGGTGATGACGTAGATGTAGTGCGTATAGTTGATGAAAAATTGGCACAAGACATGGCCGAATATGTACTTACCCATGTTTTAGCGCAAAAATTACGATTAAAAGAATACTTTATTAAGCAAATGCAGCACCAATGGAAGCCCAAAAGGGCTTATCAACAAAACAATGTAGGTATTTTAGGATTTGGGGAGCTAGGTAAAGCATGTGCGAAACGACTTATTGCTAATAACTTTACTGTAAATGCTTGGGCTCATACACATAAAACCAGTAACACAGTTAATTTATTTTATGGCGAACAAGGGCTTAAAAAAATGCTTTGTAACATTGATTATCTAGTCTGCCTGTTGCCATTAACCAATAAAACAAAAGGTATTATCAATAAAAGTACAATTAGTTTGCTTCCTAATCATGCTGTTATTATTAATGTTGCACGAGGAGATCATGTTATAGAGACTGATTTACTTAACGCTTTAGAGGATAATTCGCTTCGGGCTGCAGTCATTGACGTGTTTGAACACGAACCCCTTAGTAAAGAACACCCTTATTGGCAGCATGATAAAATAACCCTTACACCGCATTGTGCTGCATTATCAGATATAAACAGTGTTGCAGCACAAATAGCAGAAAACGTTGAACGCTTGCAGCAAGGTATTACTTTAAATAATCGAATAGATAGAACGAAAGGATATTGA
- the smrA gene encoding DNA endonuclease SmrA, which produces MSLSDFDLFLSSMEDVTPISSDTIKPLSSNPHSSLAQQQKRQAAENTLSTDENYLSTESVELVEPFAILSFKKDGVQGPVFKNLRLAKYQVDATLDLHGQLLKNARNTLFNFINDCQQQNVRVVLIRHGVGIKNKTKPGILKSFVNKWLPELPAVLAYHTAQRHHGGSGATYVLLKKSADKKHENREIHSKR; this is translated from the coding sequence ATGTCCTTATCTGATTTTGATTTGTTTTTATCTTCTATGGAAGATGTGACCCCTATTAGCAGTGATACTATTAAACCGTTATCAAGCAACCCTCATTCTTCACTTGCGCAACAACAAAAGCGACAAGCGGCCGAAAATACTCTATCAACAGATGAAAACTACTTAAGTACAGAGTCTGTAGAGCTTGTTGAGCCATTTGCTATATTAAGTTTTAAAAAAGACGGAGTACAAGGCCCTGTATTTAAAAACTTACGTTTAGCAAAGTATCAAGTTGATGCGACCTTAGACCTTCATGGCCAGCTACTTAAAAATGCACGCAATACGCTCTTTAATTTTATTAATGACTGTCAGCAGCAAAATGTTCGCGTGGTGCTTATTAGGCATGGTGTAGGAATTAAAAATAAAACTAAACCAGGAATACTAAAAAGTTTTGTAAATAAATGGCTACCTGAATTACCGGCGGTTTTGGCATATCATACTGCACAGAGGCATCATGGAGGGAGTGGTGCGACTTATGTTTTACTCAAAAAAAGTGCCGATAAAAAACACGAAAATAGAGAAATCCACAGCAAACGCTAA
- a CDS encoding response regulator, which produces MDTQLSILIVDDVSTVRSFLSQTLMHLGIDNVKEASTASQCISECQAAKYSMIFLDIELPDGDGKELIAQINEMSPETNVIMVSAHSAVENVKDAIDKGAKGFIVKPFTPKKIAAMLKKFYPDLEIM; this is translated from the coding sequence ATGGACACGCAGCTATCAATTTTAATAGTGGATGACGTTAGCACGGTGCGTAGTTTTTTGAGCCAAACGCTCATGCATCTAGGGATAGACAATGTAAAGGAAGCATCTACTGCCTCACAGTGTATTAGTGAATGCCAAGCAGCAAAATACAGTATGATTTTTTTGGATATTGAGTTACCGGATGGAGACGGAAAAGAATTAATTGCACAAATCAACGAGATGAGTCCAGAAACGAATGTAATTATGGTGTCTGCGCATTCAGCTGTTGAAAATGTAAAAGATGCCATAGATAAAGGCGCTAAAGGGTTTATCGTAAAACCGTTTACACCTAAAAAAATAGCAGCCATGCTTAAAAAGTTTTATCCAGATTTAGAAATTATGTAG
- the rpsT gene encoding 30S ribosomal protein S20, whose amino-acid sequence MANIKSAKKRAITSEKNRQHNASRRSMMRTYFKKVVVAIEAGDKEAAQQAFSVATPILDRYATKGLIHKNKAARHKSRLAAKIKAL is encoded by the coding sequence TTGGCTAACATCAAGTCTGCAAAAAAACGCGCTATCACTAGCGAAAAGAACCGTCAGCACAACGCAAGCCGTCGCTCAATGATGCGCACTTACTTCAAAAAAGTAGTTGTTGCTATTGAAGCTGGCGATAAAGAAGCTGCACAGCAAGCTTTTTCTGTTGCTACACCTATCCTAGACCGTTACGCAACTAAGGGTCTAATCCACAAAAACAAAGCAGCTCGTCATAAGAGCCGTTTAGCAGCTAAGATCAAAGCGCTATAA
- the murJ gene encoding murein biosynthesis integral membrane protein MurJ produces the protein MTMISRILGLVRDAVVANLLGASAAADVFLFANRIPNFLRRLFAEGAFAQAFVPVLSEIKEQQGDDKVRLFVAQAAGTLGTILLLVTIFGVVASPVIAALFGTGWFIDWWQGGPNAEKFELASSLLKFTFPYLLFVSLVALSGAVMNVYNRFAVAAFTPVLLNISIITCAIFLHDKFSVGAYALAIGVFVGGIVQLLFQLPFLLRAKMLARPRWAWHDENVKKVRKLMLPALFGVSISQINLLLDTMIASLLMTGSIAWLYYSDRLIEFPLGLFGIGIATVILPALSKLHSSKKLSDFQHTLDWGVRFVIFLGIPAMVGLMIISPLIITVLFDHGAFKEDSVDHVEAVSLGVVAYSVGLVSFMLIKVLAPGFYSRQDTKTPVRIGIITLVLNMVCNIMLAPFIGYLGLALATSMSASCNAFLLYRQLKKENVYQFSSMSLRFTIKCIVASLVMGCVTWYVSSYYFWASWAFAQQVILLIALVVLAGVSYFAMLFLMGVRLNTIKSVAITESN, from the coding sequence ATGACTATGATCTCGCGTATTTTAGGGCTCGTAAGAGATGCCGTTGTTGCCAATTTACTCGGCGCAAGTGCTGCGGCTGATGTATTTTTATTTGCTAACCGAATTCCTAACTTTTTACGTCGCTTATTTGCCGAGGGCGCTTTTGCACAGGCATTCGTACCCGTTTTAAGTGAAATAAAAGAGCAACAAGGTGATGATAAAGTTAGGCTCTTTGTTGCCCAAGCTGCAGGTACGCTGGGCACTATTTTATTGTTAGTGACTATTTTTGGTGTAGTGGCTTCGCCGGTTATCGCCGCTTTATTTGGTACCGGCTGGTTTATTGATTGGTGGCAAGGCGGCCCCAATGCAGAAAAGTTTGAGCTGGCCAGTTCGTTATTAAAATTTACCTTTCCGTATTTGTTGTTTGTAAGTTTAGTCGCGCTGAGCGGTGCGGTAATGAATGTTTACAACCGTTTTGCCGTTGCCGCATTTACTCCTGTGTTACTCAATATATCAATAATCACCTGTGCTATTTTTTTACATGATAAGTTTAGTGTTGGTGCATATGCTCTCGCTATAGGTGTATTTGTTGGTGGCATTGTTCAGTTGTTATTTCAATTACCTTTTTTATTACGCGCTAAAATGTTGGCTCGCCCGCGCTGGGCTTGGCATGACGAAAACGTAAAAAAAGTGCGTAAGCTTATGCTGCCCGCATTGTTTGGCGTATCGATAAGCCAAATTAATTTATTACTAGATACTATGATTGCCTCATTACTGATGACAGGTTCTATAGCATGGCTTTATTACTCAGACAGGCTAATAGAGTTTCCGCTTGGTTTATTTGGGATTGGTATAGCCACTGTCATTTTACCGGCGCTTTCTAAATTGCACAGCAGTAAAAAATTGAGCGATTTTCAGCATACGTTAGATTGGGGAGTTCGCTTTGTAATATTTTTAGGTATACCAGCAATGGTTGGCTTAATGATAATAAGCCCACTTATAATTACGGTCCTATTCGATCATGGTGCCTTTAAAGAGGACAGTGTTGATCATGTAGAAGCGGTAAGTTTAGGTGTTGTAGCTTACTCTGTTGGGTTAGTTAGTTTTATGTTGATTAAAGTGCTCGCGCCTGGGTTTTATTCACGTCAAGATACTAAAACGCCCGTACGCATTGGTATTATAACCCTTGTGCTAAATATGGTATGTAATATTATGTTAGCCCCTTTTATAGGTTACTTAGGGTTAGCACTCGCTACATCAATGTCAGCCAGTTGTAATGCATTTTTACTTTATAGGCAGCTAAAAAAAGAAAATGTTTATCAGTTTTCTTCTATGAGTTTGCGTTTCACTATCAAGTGTATTGTTGCAAGTTTAGTCATGGGCTGTGTTACATGGTATGTAAGTAGTTACTATTTCTGGGCCTCGTGGGCTTTCGCACAACAAGTTATATTATTAATTGCCCTTGTTGTATTAGCAGGAGTTAGCTACTTTGCAATGCTCTTTTTAATGGGTGTAAGACTAAATACGATAAAAAGTGTAGCAATTACTGAATCAAACTAA
- the ribF gene encoding bifunctional riboflavin kinase/FAD synthetase: protein MELIRGIHNIRPHHFGCVLTIGNFDGVHLGHAQVLKGLLADAKAHNLPSTVLLFEPQPQEFFAKNNAPARLTRLRDKLRLLSDLGIERVICISFNQRFANMHAEQFVNEILIKKLGVKALTVGDDFRFGQQRKGNFNLLVNMGKQAGMDVQSTASFHQLNARVSSTLIREALACGNLADAKVMLGHNYAISGRVIHGWKRGRELGFRTANIALKRQVCPVNGVFAVQATIAGKQVFGVANIGNKPTFNGTRALLEVHLFDFAQDIYGQFMHVELIQKLRDEKKFETLTQLTAQIATDVAAAKQCFGLNQVADRDGM from the coding sequence ATGGAGTTAATTAGAGGTATACACAATATTCGCCCACACCATTTTGGGTGTGTGTTAACTATTGGTAATTTTGACGGCGTTCACTTAGGTCATGCGCAAGTATTAAAAGGCTTGTTAGCCGACGCAAAAGCACACAATTTACCCAGTACGGTGTTGTTGTTTGAGCCTCAACCTCAAGAGTTTTTTGCAAAAAATAATGCCCCAGCAAGGTTAACTCGCTTACGCGACAAGTTACGTTTATTAAGTGATTTAGGCATTGAACGTGTAATTTGTATTAGCTTTAATCAGCGGTTTGCAAATATGCATGCAGAACAGTTTGTAAACGAGATACTAATAAAAAAACTCGGTGTTAAAGCGTTAACGGTGGGTGACGACTTTAGATTTGGCCAACAACGTAAAGGTAATTTTAATTTACTTGTAAATATGGGTAAACAAGCAGGCATGGATGTACAAAGCACTGCGAGTTTTCATCAGTTAAATGCTAGAGTAAGTAGCACGTTAATACGTGAGGCATTGGCATGTGGTAACTTAGCCGATGCAAAAGTGATGCTTGGTCATAATTATGCGATTTCTGGGCGTGTTATACACGGTTGGAAACGAGGCCGTGAACTTGGCTTTAGAACTGCAAATATAGCGCTAAAGCGCCAAGTTTGCCCCGTGAATGGGGTATTTGCTGTGCAAGCGACTATTGCAGGGAAACAGGTTTTTGGGGTTGCTAATATAGGCAATAAACCCACATTTAATGGGACACGTGCACTTCTGGAAGTTCATCTTTTTGACTTTGCACAAGACATTTACGGACAATTTATGCACGTTGAGTTGATACAAAAACTCCGCGATGAAAAAAAATTCGAGACATTAACACAATTAACGGCGCAAATAGCAACAGACGTTGCCGCCGCTAAACAGTGTTTTGGTTTAAATCAGGTAGCCGATAGAGACGGAATGTAG
- the ileS gene encoding isoleucine--tRNA ligase, which produces MSDYKHTLNLPETPFPMRGNLAQREPKMLKAWYEDDLYGQIRSAKKGKKTFILHDGPPYANGDIHLGHSVNKILKDIIVKSKTLSDFDSPYIPGWDCHGLPIELMVEKKVGKPGVKVTASEFREKCRAYAKKQVEGQKVDFKRLGVFADWDKPYLTMNFDFEANAIRVLGRIIKNGHLHKGAKPVHWCTDCGSALAEAEVEYQDKQSPAIDVRFIFADQDAVVNAFDMAQGHKGKGSVGTVIWTTTPWTLPANRAVAVHAELEYALVQVEDEGAEQRLILGSELVKDAMDRFGFNHYHVLGYVKGAALENLQVAHPFYDFNVPVIVAEHVTTDSGTGVVHTAPGHGQEDFVAGLNYNLEVANPVGANGVYLPDTELFAGQHVFKANASVIEVLKERGALVHHHALTHSYPHCWRHKTPIIFRATPQWFVSMDQANLRKDSLAEIKNTQWLPEWGESRIANMVEGRPDWCISRQRTWGVPIALFVDKDTGALHPNTQALIEQAAALVEKSGIQAWYDLEPETLLGEEDAKQYMKVQDTLDVWFDSGVSHACVVDAREELVGPADLYLEGSDQHRGWFMSSMMTSVAINGHAPYKQVLTHGFTVDENGRKMSKSLGNVISPQNVMNKLGADILRLWVASTDYTAEMTVSDEIFKRSADRYRRIRNTSRYLLANLNGFDPKTDQVAVDDMVELDKWIVGRAAQLQDEILAAYDSYQMLLVTQKLMNFCTGELGSFYLDVIKDRQYTAKSDSHARRSCQTALYHIAEAMTRWMAPIMSFTAQEIWEALPGERSDYVFTSVWYEGLQAPTSTQFSNDDWQAILNVRDEVNRLLEAARKEEVIGAALQATVNLFAGEELANKLTALGDELRFVLLTSAVNVAHVDSQPADTQETEIEGLYISVAATDAAKCERCWHYSDDVGIEPAHPEICGRCVSNVDGEGEKRQFA; this is translated from the coding sequence ATGAGCGACTATAAACATACTTTGAACTTACCGGAAACACCGTTTCCAATGCGTGGCAATTTGGCACAACGTGAACCAAAAATGCTAAAAGCATGGTATGAAGACGACCTATACGGTCAAATCCGCAGCGCTAAAAAGGGCAAAAAAACCTTTATTTTGCATGACGGTCCTCCATATGCGAATGGCGACATTCACTTAGGTCACTCAGTAAATAAAATTTTAAAAGACATTATTGTAAAGTCTAAAACCTTATCAGATTTCGACTCACCATATATTCCAGGTTGGGACTGTCACGGTTTACCAATCGAGCTAATGGTTGAGAAAAAAGTAGGTAAGCCTGGCGTTAAAGTAACTGCGAGCGAGTTTCGCGAAAAATGCCGCGCTTATGCTAAAAAGCAAGTTGAAGGTCAAAAAGTAGACTTTAAACGTTTAGGTGTGTTTGCCGATTGGGACAAGCCATACCTAACAATGAATTTTGATTTTGAAGCGAATGCAATTCGTGTACTTGGTCGTATTATTAAAAATGGTCACCTACACAAAGGTGCAAAGCCTGTGCACTGGTGTACTGATTGTGGCTCTGCATTAGCTGAGGCTGAAGTTGAGTATCAAGATAAACAGTCGCCAGCCATTGATGTGCGTTTTATTTTTGCTGACCAGGACGCCGTAGTTAATGCATTTGATATGGCACAAGGGCATAAAGGTAAAGGTAGTGTAGGTACTGTAATATGGACTACAACACCATGGACGCTTCCAGCAAACCGTGCAGTAGCCGTGCATGCTGAGTTAGAATATGCATTAGTACAAGTTGAAGATGAAGGCGCTGAGCAGCGTTTAATTTTAGGTTCAGAGCTTGTAAAAGATGCTATGGATCGTTTTGGTTTTAATCATTACCATGTTTTAGGTTACGTAAAAGGTGCTGCACTTGAAAACTTGCAAGTAGCGCATCCTTTTTATGACTTTAATGTACCGGTAATTGTTGCAGAACACGTAACTACGGACTCAGGTACTGGCGTGGTGCATACAGCACCGGGTCATGGTCAAGAAGATTTCGTGGCAGGCTTAAACTATAACCTAGAAGTTGCTAACCCAGTTGGCGCTAACGGTGTGTACTTGCCTGATACAGAATTATTTGCAGGCCAGCACGTATTTAAAGCAAACGCGAGCGTAATTGAAGTATTAAAAGAGCGTGGCGCTTTAGTGCATCACCATGCGCTTACTCATAGTTACCCACATTGCTGGCGTCATAAAACCCCTATTATTTTCCGTGCTACGCCACAATGGTTTGTTAGCATGGATCAGGCTAACTTACGTAAAGATTCACTTGCTGAAATTAAAAATACGCAGTGGTTACCAGAGTGGGGTGAAAGCCGTATTGCAAACATGGTCGAAGGTCGCCCAGATTGGTGTATTTCTCGCCAACGTACTTGGGGTGTACCCATTGCTTTATTTGTTGACAAAGACACCGGTGCATTACACCCAAATACCCAAGCGCTTATTGAGCAAGCTGCCGCATTAGTAGAAAAATCAGGTATACAGGCATGGTATGACTTAGAGCCAGAAACACTATTAGGCGAAGAAGACGCTAAACAATACATGAAAGTGCAAGATACACTCGATGTATGGTTTGACTCAGGCGTGTCGCATGCGTGTGTTGTTGATGCTCGTGAAGAATTAGTAGGTCCAGCAGATTTATATCTGGAAGGGTCGGATCAACACCGTGGTTGGTTTATGTCGTCGATGATGACATCGGTTGCAATTAATGGTCATGCCCCTTATAAACAAGTGCTTACGCATGGCTTTACCGTTGATGAAAACGGCAGAAAAATGTCTAAGTCATTGGGTAACGTTATCTCTCCGCAAAACGTTATGAATAAGTTGGGTGCTGACATTTTACGTTTATGGGTCGCGTCTACCGACTACACGGCTGAAATGACTGTATCGGATGAAATATTTAAACGCTCTGCAGATCGCTACCGCCGTATTCGTAACACAAGCCGTTACTTATTAGCTAACTTAAATGGTTTTGATCCTAAAACAGATCAGGTTGCTGTTGACGATATGGTTGAGCTTGATAAGTGGATTGTTGGCCGTGCTGCACAGCTTCAGGACGAAATTTTAGCCGCTTACGATAGCTACCAAATGCTATTAGTTACGCAAAAGCTAATGAACTTCTGTACGGGTGAGCTTGGTTCGTTCTATTTAGATGTAATTAAAGACCGTCAGTACACAGCTAAGAGCGACAGCCATGCACGCCGTTCTTGTCAAACTGCGCTTTACCACATTGCGGAAGCAATGACGCGTTGGATGGCACCAATTATGAGCTTTACAGCACAAGAAATTTGGGAAGCTTTACCTGGAGAACGTAGCGATTACGTATTTACATCAGTATGGTATGAAGGTTTACAAGCACCAACAAGTACCCAGTTTAGTAATGATGACTGGCAAGCAATTTTAAATGTACGTGACGAAGTGAACCGTTTATTAGAAGCGGCACGTAAAGAAGAAGTTATTGGTGCGGCTCTTCAAGCTACAGTTAATTTATTTGCGGGCGAAGAGCTGGCAAACAAATTAACAGCATTGGGTGATGAGCTGCGTTTTGTACTGCTAACGTCAGCTGTTAATGTAGCGCATGTTGATAGCCAGCCTGCAGATACGCAAGAAACAGAAATTGAAGGTTTGTACATTAGTGTTGCAGCAACAGATGCCGCCAAATGTGAACGTTGTTGGCATTACAGCGACGATGTAGGCATTGAGCCTGCTCACCCAGAAATTTGCGGTCGTTGTGTTAGTAATGTTGATGGCGAAGGCGAAAAGCGTCAATTCGCTTAG